The proteins below are encoded in one region of Shewanella algae:
- the murC gene encoding UDP-N-acetylmuramate--L-alanine ligase yields MNNRAEKYAQLRAMIPEMRRVRRIHFVGIGGAGMGGIAEVLVNEGYQVSGSDIAENAVTERLAALGARIIIGHSAEAVVNVDVVVVSTAIKADNPEVAAARASRTPIVRRAEMLAELMRYRHGVAIAGTHGKTTTTSLIASVYGQAERDPTFVIGGLLNSAGTNARLGHSRYLIAEADESDASFLHLQPMVSVVTNIEADHMDTYGGDFEKLKTTFVDFLHNLPFYGVAVLCIDDPVVKEIMPRIGRHMVTYGFSDEADVQALNFSQEGHQCRFTVRRKGRDDLELLLNLPGRHNVLNALAAIAVACEDDIDDAAIVQALAEFQGIGRRFQHLGAFDTPKGEVMLVDDYGHHPSEVAATIKAARAGWPNKRLVMAYQPHRYSRTRDLYEDFVEVLSQVDGLLLLEVYPAGEAPIAGADSRALCRSIRLRGQVDPIYVATPEQLQEILPDVLKDGDLLMTQGAGNIGALARQLASSKLGFSDDKKDTITE; encoded by the coding sequence ATGAATAACAGAGCAGAGAAATACGCCCAGCTTCGCGCCATGATCCCGGAAATGCGCCGGGTGCGTCGTATTCACTTTGTTGGCATAGGTGGTGCCGGCATGGGGGGCATTGCCGAGGTTCTGGTCAACGAAGGTTATCAGGTCAGTGGTTCGGATATTGCCGAAAATGCCGTGACTGAGCGTTTGGCGGCTCTGGGTGCTCGCATCATTATCGGCCACAGTGCCGAGGCTGTGGTGAACGTTGATGTGGTGGTGGTTTCCACCGCGATTAAAGCGGATAACCCGGAAGTCGCGGCCGCCAGAGCCAGCCGCACTCCGATAGTGCGCCGTGCCGAGATGCTGGCCGAGCTGATGCGTTACCGTCATGGGGTGGCGATTGCCGGCACCCATGGCAAAACCACTACAACCAGCCTTATCGCCAGTGTTTATGGCCAGGCCGAGCGGGATCCGACCTTTGTAATAGGTGGTCTGCTCAATAGTGCCGGTACCAATGCTCGCTTGGGGCACAGCCGTTACCTTATCGCCGAGGCCGATGAGAGTGATGCCAGCTTCCTGCATCTGCAGCCCATGGTGAGTGTGGTAACCAATATTGAAGCCGACCATATGGATACTTATGGCGGCGATTTTGAGAAGTTGAAAACCACCTTTGTCGACTTCCTGCATAACCTGCCGTTCTACGGTGTGGCCGTGCTCTGTATCGATGATCCTGTGGTGAAAGAGATCATGCCACGTATTGGTCGCCACATGGTGACCTATGGCTTCAGTGATGAGGCCGATGTGCAGGCACTCAACTTTAGCCAAGAAGGACATCAATGCCGTTTCACCGTGCGTCGCAAGGGGCGGGACGACTTGGAGCTGCTGCTGAATCTGCCGGGACGGCACAATGTGCTGAACGCCTTGGCGGCGATTGCCGTGGCCTGTGAAGATGATATAGATGATGCCGCCATAGTGCAGGCGCTGGCGGAGTTCCAGGGAATTGGCCGCCGCTTCCAGCATCTGGGGGCCTTCGATACTCCCAAGGGCGAGGTGATGCTGGTTGATGATTACGGCCATCATCCCAGCGAAGTCGCCGCCACTATCAAGGCGGCTCGTGCCGGTTGGCCTAATAAGCGCCTGGTGATGGCTTATCAGCCACACAGATATAGCCGCACCCGGGATCTGTACGAGGACTTTGTCGAAGTATTGTCTCAGGTCGATGGTCTATTGCTGCTGGAGGTCTATCCCGCCGGTGAAGCACCTATCGCGGGAGCAGACAGCCGCGCGTTGTGCCGCAGCATCAGATTGCGTGGTCAGGTCGACCCTATCTATGTCGCTACGCCGGAGCAGTTGCAGGAGATACTGCCGGATGTGCTCAAGGACGGCGATCTGCTGATGACCCAAGGCGCAGGCAATATAGGCGCCCTGGCGCGCCAACTGGCGAGCAGCAAACTGGGGTTTAGTGATGATAAGAAAGATACGATTACTGAATAG
- the murG gene encoding undecaprenyldiphospho-muramoylpentapeptide beta-N-acetylglucosaminyltransferase — translation MKGNNVNNKRILVMAGGTGGHVFPALAVARRLAQQGWQVRWLGTADRMEARLVPQHGFDIDFIDIKGVRGNGIVRKLAAPFKVLRSIIQARRVIREFRPDVVLGMGGFASGPGGVAAKLSGIPLVLHEQNAIPGMTNKLLSRIATKVLCAFANTFEPGKAEVVGNPIRQELITLGGQPRAQHQDALKILVVGGSLGAKVFNDLMPAVVAEVSKSQSVTVWHQVGKGNQAPVEAEYQQLGQDGRVKVAEFIDDMEAAYRWADVVICRAGALTVSELAAVGLPSLLVPYPHAVDDHQTRNAQVLVDAGAAFLLPQPIVDVPRLANKLALLGSDRNELALMGQRARAAAVLDATDKVAQVCIELAEKGNR, via the coding sequence ATGAAAGGTAATAATGTGAATAACAAACGTATTTTGGTGATGGCCGGTGGTACCGGCGGTCATGTTTTTCCGGCGTTGGCAGTGGCCCGACGCCTGGCACAGCAGGGCTGGCAGGTGCGTTGGCTGGGCACGGCAGACCGGATGGAGGCGCGCTTGGTGCCTCAACACGGCTTTGACATAGATTTTATTGACATCAAGGGCGTGCGCGGTAACGGCATAGTGCGCAAGCTGGCAGCGCCTTTCAAGGTACTGCGCTCGATTATTCAGGCGCGCAGGGTCATCCGCGAATTTCGGCCGGATGTGGTGTTGGGCATGGGTGGCTTTGCCAGCGGTCCGGGCGGCGTTGCCGCCAAGCTCAGTGGTATTCCGTTGGTGTTGCATGAGCAAAATGCCATTCCGGGGATGACCAATAAGCTGCTTTCCCGTATCGCCACTAAGGTGCTGTGCGCCTTTGCCAACACCTTCGAGCCGGGTAAGGCCGAAGTGGTGGGCAACCCTATTCGCCAGGAGCTTATCACTCTGGGTGGGCAGCCCAGAGCCCAGCATCAGGATGCGCTGAAAATTCTGGTCGTCGGTGGCAGCCTGGGGGCCAAGGTATTCAACGACCTTATGCCGGCCGTGGTTGCCGAGGTCAGCAAGTCACAGTCGGTGACGGTTTGGCATCAGGTGGGTAAGGGCAATCAGGCGCCGGTGGAAGCCGAATATCAGCAGCTGGGACAAGACGGCAGAGTCAAAGTGGCTGAGTTTATCGATGATATGGAAGCCGCCTATCGCTGGGCCGATGTGGTCATCTGCCGCGCCGGAGCCTTAACCGTTTCCGAGCTGGCGGCCGTTGGCCTGCCAAGCCTACTGGTGCCTTATCCCCATGCGGTGGATGATCACCAGACCCGCAACGCCCAGGTGTTGGTGGATGCGGGCGCGGCCTTCCTGTTGCCGCAGCCTATTGTCGATGTGCCCAGGCTGGCGAATAAGCTGGCCCTGCTAGGCAGTGATAGAAATGAATTGGCCCTGATGGGGCAGAGAGCCAGAGCGGCCGCCGTGCTGGATGCGACCGATAAAGTCGCCCAAGTCTGTATCGAACTGGCAGAGAAAGGAAATAGATGA
- the ftsZ gene encoding cell division protein FtsZ yields MFEIMDTHSDEAVIKVIGVGGGGGNAVEHMVKHNIEGVEFVATNTDAQALRKSAAGTTIQLGRDVTKGLGAGANPEVGRAAAEEDRENIREAIKGSDMIFIAAGMGGGTGTGAAPVVAQIAREEGILTVAVVTKPFPFEGKKRMAYADQGIGELAKHVDSLITIPNEKLLKVLGRGTSLLDAFAAANNVLLGAVQGIAELITRPGLINVDFADVKTVMSEMGNAMMGTGVARGEDRAEEAAEAAVASPLLEDIDLAGARGVLVNITAGMDMSIEEFETVGNHVKAYASDNATVVVGAVIDPEMSDELRVTVVATGIGSERKPDIQLVSKPAPRQEPVPEPKVEAYVPQEEAVAPVSHKSNAVPASQPAPNPHKNELDYLDIPAFLRKQAD; encoded by the coding sequence ATGTTTGAGATCATGGATACTCATTCTGACGAGGCGGTGATAAAGGTCATCGGCGTCGGTGGTGGCGGTGGTAATGCCGTCGAACATATGGTGAAACACAACATCGAAGGTGTTGAGTTTGTTGCCACCAATACAGATGCCCAGGCACTGCGTAAGTCTGCCGCGGGCACCACAATTCAACTGGGACGTGATGTCACCAAGGGCCTGGGTGCCGGTGCCAACCCGGAAGTCGGTCGCGCTGCTGCCGAAGAAGATCGTGAAAATATCCGTGAGGCCATCAAGGGCTCGGATATGATCTTCATCGCTGCCGGCATGGGCGGTGGTACGGGTACAGGTGCTGCTCCTGTGGTGGCGCAGATTGCCCGCGAAGAAGGGATATTAACAGTGGCCGTGGTCACCAAGCCTTTCCCATTCGAAGGCAAGAAGCGTATGGCCTATGCCGATCAGGGTATTGGAGAGCTGGCCAAACATGTTGACTCGCTGATCACTATCCCCAACGAGAAGCTGCTCAAGGTATTGGGCCGTGGTACATCACTGCTGGATGCCTTCGCTGCCGCCAACAACGTACTCTTGGGCGCGGTGCAGGGTATCGCTGAGCTGATCACCCGTCCCGGTCTGATTAACGTCGACTTCGCCGACGTGAAAACCGTTATGTCCGAAATGGGTAACGCCATGATGGGCACAGGGGTGGCTCGTGGTGAAGACCGCGCCGAAGAAGCTGCCGAAGCGGCCGTAGCCAGTCCGCTGCTGGAAGATATCGACTTGGCAGGCGCCCGCGGCGTACTGGTCAACATCACTGCCGGCATGGATATGAGCATCGAAGAGTTCGAGACTGTGGGTAACCACGTCAAGGCTTACGCTTCTGACAACGCGACAGTGGTAGTTGGTGCTGTTATCGATCCGGAAATGAGCGATGAGCTGCGAGTCACTGTAGTTGCTACCGGCATAGGTTCGGAAAGAAAACCTGACATTCAGCTGGTATCCAAACCTGCTCCACGTCAGGAACCTGTGCCAGAGCCTAAGGTCGAAGCTTACGTGCCTCAGGAAGAAGCCGTTGCGCCTGTATCTCACAAGAGCAATGCGGTTCCTGCGTCACAGCCTGCGCCCAACCCGCACAAGAACGAGCTTGATTATTTGGATATTCCGGCGTTTTTGCGTAAGCAAGCCGACTGA
- the ftsW gene encoding cell division protein FtsW — protein MSSDERQLSLFGTSLKWRWPDWFGEKQSQGMQLYDRRLLLAVLSLIAFGFVMVMSASMPEAQSLTGNPFHFVTRHLFYLVGCVVIAAVVLQVEMQRWQQLSPLMLLLVGVMLVAVLAVGTTVNGATRWLSLGPVRIQVAEIAKFAFAVYMAGYLVRRHQEVRENAKGFYKPIAVFAVYAFLILMQPDLGTVVVLFVGTVGLLFLAGARLLDFFALILTGVMAFVALVLLEPYRMRRVTSFLDPWQDPFGSGYQLTQSLMAYGRGDWFGQGLGNSIQKLEYLPEAHTDFIFAVIGEELGFIGIIAVLAVLLFVALRAIRLGSQCLAMDRAFEGYLAYAIGIWICFQTVVNVGASIGILPTKGLTLPFISYGGSSLWVMTAAVMMLIRIDHERRLSLIQAVQGRLKS, from the coding sequence ATGAGCAGTGATGAACGACAACTCAGCCTGTTCGGGACCAGCCTCAAGTGGCGCTGGCCCGACTGGTTCGGTGAGAAGCAATCGCAGGGCATGCAACTGTATGACCGGCGTTTGCTGCTTGCCGTTTTGTCGTTGATCGCCTTTGGCTTTGTGATGGTGATGTCGGCTTCTATGCCGGAAGCCCAGAGCCTGACAGGTAATCCGTTTCACTTTGTGACCCGTCATCTGTTTTATCTGGTGGGTTGCGTGGTGATAGCCGCAGTGGTGTTGCAGGTAGAGATGCAGCGCTGGCAGCAACTGAGTCCGCTGATGCTGTTGCTGGTTGGGGTTATGTTGGTGGCCGTGCTGGCAGTAGGCACCACGGTAAACGGGGCGACCCGCTGGTTGTCTCTGGGGCCGGTGAGAATTCAGGTAGCCGAGATAGCCAAGTTTGCTTTTGCGGTCTACATGGCCGGTTATCTGGTACGGCGGCATCAGGAAGTGCGTGAAAACGCCAAGGGCTTTTACAAGCCGATTGCGGTTTTTGCCGTCTATGCCTTCTTGATCCTGATGCAACCGGATCTGGGAACCGTGGTGGTGCTATTTGTCGGCACTGTGGGGCTGCTGTTTTTGGCCGGCGCCCGTTTGCTGGACTTCTTTGCGCTGATCCTGACCGGGGTCATGGCCTTTGTGGCTTTGGTGTTGCTGGAGCCCTACCGGATGCGGCGGGTAACCTCCTTCCTCGACCCCTGGCAGGATCCGTTCGGCAGTGGTTACCAGTTGACTCAGTCGCTGATGGCCTATGGCCGTGGTGACTGGTTTGGTCAGGGGCTTGGCAACAGTATCCAGAAACTGGAATACCTGCCGGAGGCGCACACTGACTTTATCTTCGCCGTTATAGGGGAAGAGCTTGGATTTATCGGCATTATCGCTGTGCTGGCGGTACTGCTGTTTGTGGCGCTGCGGGCAATTCGTCTCGGCAGTCAATGCCTGGCCATGGACCGGGCATTTGAAGGTTATCTGGCCTACGCCATAGGGATCTGGATCTGTTTCCAGACTGTGGTGAACGTGGGCGCCAGTATCGGCATTTTGCCGACCAAAGGGCTGACTCTGCCCTTTATCAGCTATGGCGGCAGTAGTCTCTGGGTGATGACGGCTGCGGTCATGATGCTGATCCGGATAGATCATGAGCGGCGTCTCAGCCTGATCCAGGCGGTGCAGGGGAGGCTGAAGTCATGA
- the ftsA gene encoding cell division protein FtsA encodes MTKNQDRNLIVGLDIGTSKVAVIIGEVLPDGEISVVGLGNHPSRGMDKGGVNDLDSIVRSVQRALDQAELMADCQVSSVYLSISGKHIDCQNENGMVSINDEEVTQEDVDNVIHTARSVKIPTERRILHVLPQEYAIDVQEGIRSPIGMSGMRMEAKVHIVTCANDMAKNITKSVERCGLKVDDLVFSGIASADAVLTNDEKDLGVCLVDVGGGTTDIAVYTNGALRHCAVVPVAGNQVTSDIAKIFRTPLSHAEQIKVQHASARSSMVSREDSIEVPSVGGRPSRTMSRHTLAEVVEPRYQELFELVFKELKDSGLEDQIAAGIVLTGGTASIEGAVDVAEATFGMPVRVASPLPVKGLYEYVDQPIYSTGVGLLHYGARRVIERQFERPERQGVTSLWNRVQSWFKGEF; translated from the coding sequence ATGACCAAGAACCAAGATAGAAATCTGATCGTCGGATTGGACATAGGGACATCCAAGGTCGCTGTGATCATAGGTGAAGTCTTGCCCGATGGCGAAATCAGTGTCGTCGGTCTGGGTAATCATCCATCACGCGGCATGGATAAAGGCGGGGTCAACGACCTCGATTCTATCGTGCGCAGTGTGCAGCGGGCCCTGGATCAGGCCGAGCTGATGGCAGACTGTCAGGTGTCTTCGGTGTATTTGAGCATTTCCGGCAAGCATATCGATTGTCAGAACGAAAACGGCATGGTCTCCATCAATGATGAAGAGGTGACCCAGGAAGACGTGGACAACGTCATTCACACGGCCCGTTCGGTGAAGATCCCCACCGAGCGCCGCATTTTGCACGTACTGCCGCAGGAATATGCCATAGATGTTCAGGAAGGGATCCGCAGCCCTATTGGCATGTCCGGCATGCGGATGGAAGCCAAGGTGCATATAGTCACCTGCGCCAATGATATGGCCAAGAACATCACCAAGAGTGTTGAGCGCTGTGGCCTCAAGGTGGACGACCTGGTGTTTTCCGGTATCGCTTCGGCCGATGCGGTACTGACCAATGATGAAAAAGATCTGGGTGTTTGTCTGGTGGATGTCGGTGGTGGCACCACAGATATCGCTGTGTATACCAATGGCGCTCTGCGTCACTGTGCCGTGGTGCCGGTGGCCGGCAACCAGGTAACCAGTGATATCGCCAAAATTTTCCGCACGCCGCTGTCGCATGCCGAGCAGATTAAAGTGCAGCATGCCAGTGCCCGCAGCTCCATGGTGAGCCGTGAGGACAGCATAGAGGTGCCGTCCGTAGGTGGTCGGCCATCAAGAACCATGTCGCGTCATACACTGGCCGAAGTGGTTGAACCCAGATATCAGGAACTGTTCGAGTTGGTATTCAAAGAGCTCAAGGACAGTGGCCTGGAAGATCAAATTGCCGCCGGCATAGTGTTGACCGGTGGCACAGCCTCTATCGAAGGGGCGGTGGATGTTGCCGAAGCCACTTTCGGCATGCCGGTCAGGGTGGCATCACCGCTGCCGGTGAAAGGTTTGTATGAATATGTGGATCAGCCCATCTACTCCACAGGTGTTGGGCTGTTACATTACGGCGCGCGCAGGGTTATCGAACGTCAGTTTGAACGACCCGAGCGTCAAGGGGTGACCAGTCTCTGGAATCGGGTTCAGAGCTGGTTTAAAGGTGAGTTTTAA
- the murD gene encoding UDP-N-acetylmuramoyl-L-alanine--D-glutamate ligase gives MMSRCSHIVLGLGATGLSVVRYLVAQGHAPMVMDSRRNPPGAEALKNEFPDLEFCFGGFDCRGLVQAEQIIISPGIPMDTPEVRAALDMGIEVIGDVELFARAIADKGPCVLAITGSNGKSTVTTLVGEMLKAGGKQAAIGGNIGVPALELLGENVSHYVLELSSFQLETTHSLKCLAATCLNISEDHMDRYSDLEAYRQAKLRLYELSRLAIFNRDDPQTQPMSPMNNNSFGLGNPEGDEWGITDGKIFHGSSEIMNLMDVALLGSHNHANLLAAMALADAAGVDKEAMARVAREYKGLPHRCELVAVKNGATWINDSKATNVGATVAALEGLSDYLGDVILIAGGDGKGADFRPLANALGSVTHLITLGRDGDKIAALKEGAIKVGSMAEAVSKAAELASSGDIVLLSPACASLDMYSNFMARGDDFRQLVEALDEQ, from the coding sequence ATGATGAGTCGCTGTTCGCACATAGTGTTGGGATTGGGGGCCACAGGCTTGTCTGTGGTGCGCTATCTGGTGGCTCAGGGGCATGCCCCTATGGTGATGGACAGCCGCCGCAATCCACCCGGTGCTGAGGCGCTGAAAAATGAGTTTCCGGATCTGGAGTTTTGCTTCGGTGGTTTCGATTGCCGTGGTCTGGTGCAGGCCGAGCAGATCATCATCAGTCCAGGGATCCCCATGGATACCCCCGAAGTAAGGGCAGCGTTGGATATGGGCATAGAAGTGATCGGCGATGTGGAACTGTTTGCCCGCGCCATCGCCGACAAGGGCCCATGTGTGCTGGCGATTACCGGCTCCAATGGCAAGTCGACTGTGACGACTCTGGTCGGTGAAATGCTCAAAGCCGGTGGCAAGCAAGCCGCCATCGGCGGCAACATAGGGGTACCGGCGTTGGAGCTTTTGGGCGAAAACGTCAGCCACTATGTGCTGGAGCTATCCAGTTTCCAGTTGGAAACCACTCATAGTCTTAAATGTTTGGCGGCAACTTGCCTGAACATTTCTGAAGACCACATGGACAGATACAGCGACCTGGAAGCCTATCGTCAGGCCAAACTGCGGCTCTATGAACTGAGCCGACTGGCGATTTTCAACCGGGATGATCCGCAAACGCAGCCCATGTCACCCATGAACAACAACAGCTTTGGTCTGGGTAACCCCGAAGGGGATGAGTGGGGGATCACCGACGGCAAGATTTTCCACGGCAGCAGTGAAATCATGAATCTGATGGATGTGGCGCTGCTCGGCAGCCATAACCACGCCAACCTGCTGGCCGCCATGGCGTTGGCCGATGCGGCCGGTGTGGATAAGGAAGCCATGGCCAGAGTGGCCCGCGAGTACAAAGGCTTGCCGCACAGATGTGAACTGGTGGCGGTCAAGAATGGCGCCACCTGGATCAACGATTCCAAGGCCACCAATGTGGGCGCTACCGTGGCTGCGCTCGAAGGGCTCAGCGACTACCTCGGTGATGTGATCCTGATTGCCGGTGGTGATGGTAAAGGAGCCGATTTCCGGCCGCTTGCCAATGCGCTCGGCTCTGTGACTCACCTTATTACCCTGGGGCGAGACGGTGACAAGATTGCGGCATTGAAAGAGGGCGCCATCAAGGTTGGCTCCATGGCAGAAGCCGTGAGCAAGGCCGCCGAGCTGGCGAGTTCCGGAGACATAGTCTTGTTGTCACCGGCCTGTGCCAGCCTGGATATGTACAGCAACTTTATGGCCAGAGGCGATGATTTCCGCCAACTGGTGGAGGCGCTGGATGAGCAGTGA
- a CDS encoding cell division protein FtsQ/DivIB → MALKDRLHKGRARLAGVNWYLCSGIGFLLLVLAAFGLAAWKLGLVLNDAEALPIEAVAIKGERQYTTDAEIRGALQDLMQRSFFSADVAEVQQALEALPWVYRASVRREWPAKLKVYLQEQVAVAHWNQDEWLNEHGEVFLAPPQPGLENLPWLAGPEPMAKEVLISFRQMDELLRINSFKLDRLSLSPRHAWEATLGNGIMLELGREDKMARIQRFINVYPELVKQEKSVARVDLRYDTGLAVGWEDAQEESR, encoded by the coding sequence ATGGCGCTGAAGGACAGGTTGCACAAGGGCCGGGCAAGGCTAGCCGGGGTCAATTGGTATCTCTGCAGCGGGATTGGCTTTCTGCTGTTGGTACTGGCGGCATTCGGCTTGGCGGCTTGGAAATTGGGACTGGTGCTGAATGATGCCGAGGCCTTGCCCATTGAGGCAGTGGCGATAAAAGGCGAGCGCCAGTACACCACGGATGCGGAAATCCGTGGCGCCTTGCAGGACTTGATGCAGCGTAGCTTTTTCAGCGCTGATGTGGCCGAGGTGCAGCAGGCGCTGGAGGCCCTGCCTTGGGTATACAGGGCCTCGGTTCGGCGCGAATGGCCGGCCAAGCTGAAGGTTTATCTGCAGGAGCAGGTCGCCGTGGCGCACTGGAATCAGGATGAATGGCTCAATGAACACGGCGAGGTGTTCCTGGCGCCACCGCAACCCGGGCTGGAAAATCTGCCTTGGTTGGCGGGACCTGAACCTATGGCGAAGGAGGTATTGATCTCCTTTCGGCAGATGGATGAACTGCTGCGGATAAACAGCTTCAAGCTGGATAGATTGAGTCTCAGCCCGAGACATGCCTGGGAGGCGACTTTGGGCAACGGCATCATGCTGGAGTTGGGACGAGAGGACAAGATGGCGCGGATACAGCGTTTTATCAACGTGTATCCCGAGTTGGTTAAACAGGAAAAGAGTGTCGCCAGAGTGGATCTACGCTATGACACGGGTCTGGCAGTAGGCTGGGAAGACGCACAAGAAGAGAGCCGTTAA
- the mraY gene encoding phospho-N-acetylmuramoyl-pentapeptide-transferase, with protein sequence MLVYLAEYLTQFYTGFNVFSYLTFRAILGLLTALSFALWWGPKLIERLQLLQIGQVVRNDGPESHFSKRGTPTMGGLLVLAGIFISVLLWGDLGNRYVWVMLFVLGSFGLIGFLDDYRKVVRKDPKGLVARWKYILQSLAAIAVAFYLYATASLPGETQLVVPFFKDVMPQLGLFFVVLVYFTIVGSSNAVNLTDGLDGLAIMPTVMVAAAFALIAYLSGHAQFAGYLHIPHLPGAGELVIVCTAIVGAGLGFLWFNTYPAQVFMGDVGSLSLGAALGTMAVLVRQEILLVIMGGVFVMETVSVILQVGSYKLRGQRIFRMAPIHHHYELKGWPEPRVIVRFWIISLFLVLLGLATLKLR encoded by the coding sequence ATGCTGGTGTATCTGGCGGAGTATCTAACCCAGTTTTATACCGGGTTTAACGTGTTTTCCTATTTGACCTTCAGAGCGATTCTGGGGTTGTTAACCGCCCTCAGCTTCGCGCTCTGGTGGGGGCCCAAGTTGATTGAACGTTTGCAGCTTTTGCAGATAGGCCAGGTAGTGCGTAATGACGGCCCTGAGTCACATTTCAGTAAGCGTGGCACCCCAACAATGGGTGGATTGCTGGTGCTGGCGGGGATCTTTATCAGTGTCCTGCTGTGGGGCGATCTCGGTAACCGTTATGTCTGGGTGATGTTATTCGTTCTGGGCAGCTTTGGCCTCATCGGCTTCCTCGATGATTACCGCAAGGTGGTGCGCAAGGATCCCAAGGGCCTGGTAGCCCGTTGGAAGTACATTTTACAGTCGCTTGCAGCGATTGCTGTGGCCTTTTATCTCTACGCTACTGCATCTCTGCCCGGTGAAACCCAATTGGTGGTGCCTTTCTTCAAGGATGTGATGCCGCAGCTGGGGCTATTTTTTGTGGTACTGGTCTATTTCACCATAGTGGGTTCGAGCAATGCGGTTAACCTGACCGACGGCCTCGATGGCTTGGCGATTATGCCGACCGTTATGGTTGCGGCGGCGTTCGCGCTTATTGCTTACCTCTCCGGCCATGCGCAATTTGCCGGCTATCTGCATATTCCGCATCTGCCTGGCGCCGGTGAACTGGTGATTGTCTGCACCGCGATAGTCGGTGCCGGTCTTGGTTTCCTTTGGTTCAACACCTATCCGGCACAAGTGTTTATGGGCGACGTGGGCTCGTTGTCACTGGGCGCGGCGCTCGGCACCATGGCAGTGCTGGTACGCCAGGAAATCTTGCTGGTGATCATGGGCGGTGTATTCGTAATGGAGACTGTGTCAGTCATCCTTCAGGTTGGATCCTATAAGCTGCGTGGCCAACGGATTTTCCGTATGGCACCCATACACCACCACTATGAATTGAAAGGTTGGCCCGAGCCCAGAGTGATAGTGCGTTTCTGGATTATCTCTTTGTTCCTGGTTCTGCTGGGATTGGCCACCCTGAAGTTGAGGTAA
- a CDS encoding UDP-N-acetylmuramoyl-tripeptide--D-alanyl-D-alanine ligase: MIPLTLQQIATALNAKLIPATAAEQLIESVSTDSRDIGTKGLFIALKGERFDAHEFAPTAVKNGAAALLVSRELALDVPQLLVADPHQALGQLAAIVRSLVSPKCVALTGSNGKTSVKEMLATILSQHAKVLYTAGNFNNDIGVPLTALRLEPEHEYAVFELGANHKGEIDYTSAIVRPDVALVNNVASAHLEGFGSEAGVAAAKSEIFNHLAPDGCAIINANDRYAEVMRQAALGYRQLSYGIDAAAELTAKDLQADASGRYRCTLCWQQQEYLLALPLAGRHQVANALAATSVCLALGLDMASIISGLQQMQPVKGRMLPTELGRVQLIDDSYNANPASVKAAINWLHEIHGNRILVLGDLGELGDNAPLLHRELGEYAREAGIDALFCCGQLTQNTSQGFGTEHLDTQGRLVESLIKYINQLSGSVTVLVKGSRSMRMERVVEALKSAFGRGELV; this comes from the coding sequence ATGATCCCTTTAACTCTGCAACAGATAGCCACGGCGCTAAATGCCAAGTTGATTCCAGCGACTGCCGCAGAGCAGTTGATTGAGAGTGTCAGCACAGATAGCCGCGATATAGGCACCAAAGGTTTGTTTATCGCCCTCAAGGGCGAGCGCTTCGACGCCCATGAGTTTGCGCCAACGGCGGTCAAAAATGGCGCCGCAGCGCTCCTGGTCAGCCGCGAGTTGGCACTCGATGTGCCGCAGCTGCTGGTGGCCGATCCTCACCAGGCCCTGGGGCAACTGGCGGCCATAGTACGCAGCCTGGTATCACCCAAGTGTGTTGCCTTGACCGGCTCCAACGGCAAGACCAGCGTCAAGGAGATGTTGGCGACCATATTGTCGCAACATGCCAAGGTGCTCTACACCGCCGGTAACTTCAACAACGACATAGGCGTGCCGCTGACAGCCTTGCGACTGGAGCCTGAACACGAATACGCGGTATTTGAGCTTGGTGCCAACCACAAGGGTGAAATTGATTACACCTCGGCCATAGTGCGCCCGGATGTTGCCCTGGTGAACAATGTTGCCAGCGCCCACCTCGAAGGGTTTGGCTCAGAGGCCGGTGTGGCGGCGGCCAAATCCGAGATTTTCAATCACTTGGCCCCGGACGGCTGCGCCATTATCAATGCCAATGACAGATACGCCGAGGTAATGCGTCAGGCTGCGTTAGGCTACCGTCAGTTAAGCTATGGCATTGACGCAGCAGCCGAGTTGACAGCCAAAGATTTACAGGCCGATGCCTCGGGGCGTTATCGCTGCACTCTTTGCTGGCAGCAACAGGAGTATCTGCTGGCGCTGCCGTTGGCCGGCCGACATCAGGTGGCCAATGCTCTGGCGGCAACTTCGGTTTGCCTGGCGCTGGGCCTGGATATGGCAAGCATTATCTCTGGCTTGCAACAGATGCAGCCGGTCAAGGGACGCATGCTGCCCACTGAGCTTGGGCGGGTGCAGCTGATCGACGATAGCTATAACGCCAATCCGGCCTCGGTCAAGGCTGCGATCAACTGGCTTCACGAAATTCACGGAAATCGCATTCTGGTACTGGGCGATTTGGGGGAATTAGGCGACAATGCCCCCCTTTTGCATCGCGAGCTGGGTGAGTATGCCCGGGAGGCCGGGATAGATGCCCTGTTTTGCTGCGGTCAATTAACCCAGAACACCAGCCAGGGGTTTGGTACGGAACATCTGGATACCCAAGGGCGTTTGGTGGAAAGTTTAATCAAATATATCAATCAGTTGTCAGGGAGTGTCACTGTATTGGTCAAGGGTTCACGCAGCATGCGTATGGAGCGTGTGGTCGAGGCCCTTAAATCAGCCTTCGGGCGTGGGGAGTTAGTGTAG